A single window of Silurus meridionalis isolate SWU-2019-XX chromosome 11, ASM1480568v1, whole genome shotgun sequence DNA harbors:
- the ddx4 gene encoding probable ATP-dependent RNA helicase DDX4, with translation MEDWEDDQSPVVTNTTFGNAENSWNNGNQQNSLKRITNDNKESSWKSAGDGFGSQDGDNVWGSRKGSGDFKSFSSGVDENGNKEVDGGNSWNGGDCFRGRGSRGRGRGGFRNPFNSDSQSDFVGRGGRGGRRGEGGRGTFPQERRRGGGGYRGQDEEVFSKGSQKEHEEKEEGETTGPKVSYVPPPPPEEENSIFAHYETGINFEKYDDILVDVSGSNPPKAIMTFEEAQLCETLNRNVAKSGYVKPTPVQKHGIPIIFAGRDLMACAQTGSGKTAAFLLPILQQLMNDGVATSKFSEVQEPEVIIVAPTRELISQIYLEARKFAYGTCVRPVVVYGGTSTGFTIREVLKGCNVLCGTPGRLLDIIGRGKVGLSKVRYLVLDEADRMLDMGFEPTMRKLVNSPGMPPKEERQTLMFSATYPEDIQRLASDFLKVDYLFLAVGVVGGACSDIEQNIIQVTRYSKREQLLELLKATGTERTMVFVETKRSADFIATFLCQEKVPTTSIHGDREQREREKALGDFRTGQCPVLVATSVAARGLDIEQVQNVINFDLPKYIDEYVHRIGRTGRCGNTGRAVSFFDPESDTPLARALVKVLSGAKQEVPSWLEEVAYSAHGTTGFSPHGKVFASTDTRRGGFFQKNSEPQPAAQSTSAGDDDDEDWE, from the exons AGCCCAGTTGTGACCAACACGACTTTtg GGAATGCTGAGAACTCTTGGAACAATGGGAACCAACAAAACAGCTTGAAAAGAATCACAAATG acAATAAGGAAAGTTCTTGGAAAAGTGCCGGTGATGGTTTTGGTAGTCAAGATGGAGACAATG TTTGGGGTTCAAGGAAAGGAAGTGGAGACTTTAAGAGCTTCAGTTCAGGTGTTGatgaaaatggaaataaagaag TTGATGGTGGTAACTCGTGGAATGGTGGAGACTGTTTCAGAGGAAGAGGAAGCAGAG GAAGAGGACGAGGAGGGTTTAGAAATCCCTTCAACTCTG atTCCCAAAGTGACTTTGTTGGCAGAGGTGGGCGTGggggaagaagaggagaaggaggtcgTGGCACTTTCCCACAAG AGAGAAGACGTGGAGGTGGag GTTATAGAGGACAAGACGAGGAGGTGTTTTCCAAAG GCTCACAGAAGGAGCATGAGGAAAAAGAAGAGGGTGAAACTACAG GACCTAAGGTCAGCTATGTACCCCCTCCACCACCAGAAGAAGAGAACTCTATTTTTGCTCACTATGAAACGGGCATCAACTTTGAAAAATACGATGACATTCTCGTGGATGTAAGCGGAAGCAACCCGCCCAAAGCGATCATG ACCTTTGAAGAAGCGCAGCTCTGTGAGACTCTTAACAGAAATGTTGCCAAGTCAGGATACGTGAAGCCTACTCCTGTTCAGAAGCACGGTATTCCTATCATTTTTGCCGGAAGGGATCTTATGGCTTGTGCCCAGACTGGATCTGGAAAAACG GCCGCCTTCCTGCTGCCTATTCTACAGCAGCTCATGAACGATGGCGTCGCAACCAGCAAGTTCAGCGAGGTGCAGGAGCCTGAGGTCATCATCGTCGCTCCCACCAGGGAACTCATCAGTCAGATTTACCTTGAAGCCCGCAAGTTTGCTTACGG CACTTGTGTGCGTCCTGTGGTGGTTTATGGAGGTACAAGCACAGGATTTACCATCCGAGAAGTGTTGAAAGGTTGTAACGTGTTGTGTGGGACCCCTGGAAGATTGCTTGACATTATTGGTCGTGGAAAG GTTGGACTGAGCAAAGTTCGTTATTTGGTGCTGGATGAAGCAGACCGAATGTTGGACATGGGCTTTGAGCCCACTATGCGAAAGCTGGTGAACTCTCCCGGAATGCCTCCTAAAGAAGAGCGCCAAACCCTCATGTTCAGTGCCACGTATCCTGAAGATATTCAAAG GCTAGCATCTGATTTCCTGAAGGTGGATTATCTTTTCCTGGCAGTGGGAGTGGTGGGTGGAGCCTGCAGTGACATAGAGCAGAACATCATACAAGTCACTCGGTACTCGAAGAGGGAGCAGCTGCTGGAGCTGCTAAAGGCCACAG GGACGGAGAGAACAATGGTCTTTGTGGAAACCAAGAGGAGTGCTGATTTCATTGCAACATTTCTCTGTCAGGAGAAAGTACCCACTACTAGCATTCATGG AGATCGGGAACAGCGTGAGCGAGAGAAAGCCCTCGGAGATTTCCGCACAGGACAGTGTCCTGTCCTGGTAGCTACATCAGTAGCTGCCAGAGGGCTTGACATTGAGCAGGTACAAAATGTTATCAACTTTGACCTTCCGAAATACATCGATGAGTATGTGCACCGTATTGGGAGAACAGGCCGATGTGGAAACACGGGAAGAGCCGTGTCATTTTTTGACCCGGAGTCCGACACGCCTCTTGCTCGAGCGCTGGTTAAAGTCCTTTCTGGG GCCAAGCAGGAAGTTCCTTCGTGGCTAGAGGAAGTTGCATACAGTGCTCATGGTACCACAGGGTTTAGCCCACATGGAAAAGTATTTGCCTCCACTGACACTCGCAGG GGTGGATTTTTCCAGAAGAACTCGGAGCCACAGCCAGCTGCTCAGAGCACCTCtgcaggagatgatgatgatgaagactggGAGTAG
- the LOC124393425 gene encoding granulocyte colony-stimulating factor receptor-like isoform X1 — translation MRISVFLITAVIHGLCKGQEVCEIFPRNPVVLYGSDVTLFLRAQSSSECRSKTPFRPSRIFWTLDERKIDDRFYSFNSTFASVSILNVSVERCKVKCFLNDTPPVLLHDTFILTYPVLSSPTNVSCFGKKFVHQLGPQLTCMWDHEQYITDVNYTVHFRQDKDYYFCPSKEKNCTFKDVSVLFDKPLSIAVSAQNSYGYLVHSNEVTYSSVWNIVKMDPPDVNVEPLPTGLRLTWRLEQRSWSKTAECEIRLREKDLHTEIIVKHINSDQIGTKELTSVTPCTNYTVSMRSKDLGCSVWSSWSRDVPVLSYLNVSSLKFHFWRSKSVLGDRGKRTVLLMWKGVPPSCKAIDEYCVSCDSLSFHKCFGPYENNMFITLDKHPHRITVAAFHNKTSLNKASIEVPAMEQELDLPPVKNISVFVQHGGIHITWEKPSLPVNGYLIVWNSTAHNHMWQQTPESNFTLKGEPLTLYTISLSPLYKDGPGNQIVLHNCNQDRNLSEVSDVQVIRVSDKHAEIHWVPILPIQCCAFVLNYTVFYRVSNKPKTRNVTVGPNQHHVILEDLQAQTEYSVYVMARTAAASSESRKTIFSTKPSKFILIGLITCSVGLVLFSLLAVTVQRKCLSKKIPDPRFSSLSMWPSDNCRKPWNLFSVADSRDTEKILPCHVDSDVICVSRTSKKDIATLKALANIKNIITHEIKSQPEPTPLAAGLSKGQTPNVGKEQKVYPVQSVDLQPSGICPLSPVQSLYRQQTPLSSPIESPSKTLWSDETETLLTPKLKNTAYFTSYVTLDMFEPIKQPSK, via the exons ATGCGGATTTCGGTGTTTCTCATTACCGCAGTTATTCATGGATTGTGTAAAG GTCAGGAGGTCTGTGAAATCTTTCCAAGGAACCCAGTCGTCCTATATGGTTCAGATGTAACGTTGTTCCTCAGAGCTCAGTCCAGTAGTGAGTGCCGCTCCAAGACGCCCTTCAGGCCCAGTAGGATCTTCTGGACTCTTGATGAGAGGAAAATCGACGATAGGTTTTATAGCTTCAATTCCACCTTCGCCTCAGTGTCCATCCTCAATGTCTCTGTAGAAAGATGCAAAGTGAAGTGTTTTTTGAACGATACACCACCTGTGTTATTGCATGACACCTTCATCTTAACATATC CTGTTCTCAGCAGTCCCACAAATGTCTCATGCTTCGGAAAGAAGTTTGTCCATCAACTCGGGCCCCAATTAACCTGTATGTGGGATCACGAGCAATACATTACAGATGTAAATTACACAGTCCATTTTAG GCAagataaagattattatttttgtccatcaaaagaaaaaaattgtactTTCAAAGATGTGAGTGTACTATTTGATAAACCTTTGAGTATAGCTGTGAGTGCACAGAACTCCTACGGATATTTAGTTCACTCCAATGAAGTGACCTACAGTTCTGTTTGGAATATTG TTAAAATGGATCCGCCGGATGTTAACGTTGAGCCTTTGCCGACTGGTCTCAGACTGACATGGAGGCTCGAACAGAGATCTTGGAGCAAAACAGCGGAGTGTGAAATACGGTTACGCGAAAAAGATTTACATACTGAG ATTATAGTGAAACACATTAATAGTGATCAAATAGGCACCAAGGAACTGACCAGTGTAACGCCATGTACCAACTATACCGTGTCCATGCGCAGCAAAGATCTAGGCTGCTCAGTCTGGAGCTCATGGAGCCGTGATGTTCCGGTACTCAGCTATCTCAATG TAAGCAGCTTAAAGTTCCATTTTTGGAGATCCAAAAGTGTCTTGGGTGATCGGGGGAAAAGAACAGTGCTGCTTATGTGGAAG GGAGTCCCACCATCCTGTAAAGCTATCGATGAATATTGTGTCTCCTGCGACTCTCTGAGCTTTCACAAGTGCTTTGGGCCCTATGAAAATAACATGTTTATTACTTTGGATAAACATCCGCACAGGATAACTGTGGCTGCGTTTCACAATAAAACGAGTCTCAATAAAGCTTCCATTGAGGTACCTGCCATGGAACAAG AGCTGGATTTACCTCCGGTTAAAAATATCAGCGTGTTTGTCCAGCATGGAGGTATCCATATCACCTGGGAGAAGCCTAGTCTTCCTGTCAATGGATATTTAATAGTCTGGAACAGTACGGCCCATAACCACATGTGGCAACAAACTCCTGAAAGCAATTTCACTCTAAAAG GTGAGCCTTTGACCCTTTACACCATATCACTATCACCGCTCTATAAAGATGGTCCGGGAAATCAAATTGTTCTTCATAATTGCAACCAAGATCGAA ACCTATCAGAGGTGTCTGATGTCCAAGTGATCAGGGTTAGTGACAAGCATGCAGAGATTCACTGGGTTCCCATTTTACCGATCCAGTGCTGTGCGTTTGTACTGAACTACACAGTGTTCTATAGAGTATCCAACAAGCCAAAAACCAGAA ATGTTACTGTGGGACCAAATCAGCACCATGTCATTTTGGAAGACCTGCAGGCCCAAACAGAGTACAGCGTTTATGTCATGGCCAGAACAGCGGCTGCTTCTTCCGAGAGCAGGAAAACCATATTCTCAACAAAGCcca GTAAATTTATCCTTATTGGGCTCATTACCTGTAGTGTTGGTCTGGTCCTGTTTTCCCTGCTTGCTGTGACAGT ACAACGGAAATGCTTGAGTAAAAAGATTCCAGACCCACGATTCAGTTCTTTGTCTATGTGGCCATCAGATAATTGCCGAAAG CCATGGAACCTATTCTCAGTGGCTGACAGCAGGGACACTGAGAAAATTTTGCCATGTCATGTGGACAGTGACGTCATCTGTGTGTCCCGAACAAGCAAAAAAGACATTGCTACATTGAAAGCTTTGGCTAATATCAAGAATATTATAacacatgaaataaaatcacaGCCAGAACCCACTCCACTAGCTGCCGGTTTATCTAAGGGACAGACACCAAATGTTGGGAAAGAGCAAAAAGTCTATCCTGTACAATCAGTGGATCTCCAGCCTTCAGGAATTTGTCCTCTTTCCCCTGTTCAATCACTGTACAGGCAGCAAACCCCGCTAAGCAGCCCTATCGAGTCACCTTCCAAAActctctggtcagatgagaccgaGACACTGCTGACTCCAAAGCTCAAAAATACAGCTTACTTCACCAGTTACGTAACCTTGGACATGTTCGAACCTATTAAGCAGCCAAGCAAGTGA
- the LOC124393425 gene encoding granulocyte colony-stimulating factor receptor-like isoform X2, producing the protein MDPPDVNVEPLPTGLRLTWRLEQRSWSKTAECEIRLREKDLHTEIIVKHINSDQIGTKELTSVTPCTNYTVSMRSKDLGCSVWSSWSRDVPVLSYLNVSSLKFHFWRSKSVLGDRGKRTVLLMWKGVPPSCKAIDEYCVSCDSLSFHKCFGPYENNMFITLDKHPHRITVAAFHNKTSLNKASIEVPAMEQELDLPPVKNISVFVQHGGIHITWEKPSLPVNGYLIVWNSTAHNHMWQQTPESNFTLKGEPLTLYTISLSPLYKDGPGNQIVLHNCNQDRNLSEVSDVQVIRVSDKHAEIHWVPILPIQCCAFVLNYTVFYRVSNKPKTRNVTVGPNQHHVILEDLQAQTEYSVYVMARTAAASSESRKTIFSTKPSKFILIGLITCSVGLVLFSLLAVTVQRKCLSKKIPDPRFSSLSMWPSDNCRKPWNLFSVADSRDTEKILPCHVDSDVICVSRTSKKDIATLKALANIKNIITHEIKSQPEPTPLAAGLSKGQTPNVGKEQKVYPVQSVDLQPSGICPLSPVQSLYRQQTPLSSPIESPSKTLWSDETETLLTPKLKNTAYFTSYVTLDMFEPIKQPSK; encoded by the exons ATGGATCCGCCGGATGTTAACGTTGAGCCTTTGCCGACTGGTCTCAGACTGACATGGAGGCTCGAACAGAGATCTTGGAGCAAAACAGCGGAGTGTGAAATACGGTTACGCGAAAAAGATTTACATACTGAG ATTATAGTGAAACACATTAATAGTGATCAAATAGGCACCAAGGAACTGACCAGTGTAACGCCATGTACCAACTATACCGTGTCCATGCGCAGCAAAGATCTAGGCTGCTCAGTCTGGAGCTCATGGAGCCGTGATGTTCCGGTACTCAGCTATCTCAATG TAAGCAGCTTAAAGTTCCATTTTTGGAGATCCAAAAGTGTCTTGGGTGATCGGGGGAAAAGAACAGTGCTGCTTATGTGGAAG GGAGTCCCACCATCCTGTAAAGCTATCGATGAATATTGTGTCTCCTGCGACTCTCTGAGCTTTCACAAGTGCTTTGGGCCCTATGAAAATAACATGTTTATTACTTTGGATAAACATCCGCACAGGATAACTGTGGCTGCGTTTCACAATAAAACGAGTCTCAATAAAGCTTCCATTGAGGTACCTGCCATGGAACAAG AGCTGGATTTACCTCCGGTTAAAAATATCAGCGTGTTTGTCCAGCATGGAGGTATCCATATCACCTGGGAGAAGCCTAGTCTTCCTGTCAATGGATATTTAATAGTCTGGAACAGTACGGCCCATAACCACATGTGGCAACAAACTCCTGAAAGCAATTTCACTCTAAAAG GTGAGCCTTTGACCCTTTACACCATATCACTATCACCGCTCTATAAAGATGGTCCGGGAAATCAAATTGTTCTTCATAATTGCAACCAAGATCGAA ACCTATCAGAGGTGTCTGATGTCCAAGTGATCAGGGTTAGTGACAAGCATGCAGAGATTCACTGGGTTCCCATTTTACCGATCCAGTGCTGTGCGTTTGTACTGAACTACACAGTGTTCTATAGAGTATCCAACAAGCCAAAAACCAGAA ATGTTACTGTGGGACCAAATCAGCACCATGTCATTTTGGAAGACCTGCAGGCCCAAACAGAGTACAGCGTTTATGTCATGGCCAGAACAGCGGCTGCTTCTTCCGAGAGCAGGAAAACCATATTCTCAACAAAGCcca GTAAATTTATCCTTATTGGGCTCATTACCTGTAGTGTTGGTCTGGTCCTGTTTTCCCTGCTTGCTGTGACAGT ACAACGGAAATGCTTGAGTAAAAAGATTCCAGACCCACGATTCAGTTCTTTGTCTATGTGGCCATCAGATAATTGCCGAAAG CCATGGAACCTATTCTCAGTGGCTGACAGCAGGGACACTGAGAAAATTTTGCCATGTCATGTGGACAGTGACGTCATCTGTGTGTCCCGAACAAGCAAAAAAGACATTGCTACATTGAAAGCTTTGGCTAATATCAAGAATATTATAacacatgaaataaaatcacaGCCAGAACCCACTCCACTAGCTGCCGGTTTATCTAAGGGACAGACACCAAATGTTGGGAAAGAGCAAAAAGTCTATCCTGTACAATCAGTGGATCTCCAGCCTTCAGGAATTTGTCCTCTTTCCCCTGTTCAATCACTGTACAGGCAGCAAACCCCGCTAAGCAGCCCTATCGAGTCACCTTCCAAAActctctggtcagatgagaccgaGACACTGCTGACTCCAAAGCTCAAAAATACAGCTTACTTCACCAGTTACGTAACCTTGGACATGTTCGAACCTATTAAGCAGCCAAGCAAGTGA